The Kitasatospora setae KM-6054 genome contains a region encoding:
- a CDS encoding SDR family NAD(P)-dependent oxidoreductase, producing the protein MIALDGLTCTVVVRGADPVLRDHRVHGTRILPGVSFLDMIYRVLLAHGVDTERVELRRLLFRNPAAAGPDFDTEVTIRFTAEGDGYRVSATGTRRPSGEVEPLFDCRLLLDLPFPAESTDLSALRARAARTVDMAELYATVRRTGIEHGDFMRARGTLHVGAGEMLADLSLSPQAADYAGYFHLHPAGLDASTLLPTVFATGDAGGDPRPYIPMLIESFRARGPLGTRSLVVAAPPRPTGADGDLTTCDLRFHDEDGQLRLWLRGLTSKRVRDEAAITRLEAAAPAREPGEDVVRRLLADRLGQADFDEEAGFYELGLDSSALLGVAADLEGAFGRDFSPTLLFEYNTFAALAEHLREFEPVAAPAAPTAQAAPAAEPPVEEPPAEVVWFAPQWRAAPLPAAAPPSAVLAVDAATAHDWPALLAGSDAADVLWTPADPQDLAAEAVALTGFAAALLRARRGPVRLALHLAADAPVAAVTALFRTLRREQPDVRAGVVRSPSAADALAELAAGVPDPDVRYAGGRREVRDVRPVPAPDRPAQLRDRGVYLITGGLGGAGLALARHLARTVRARLVLCGRSAADPSVSADLTALGAEVAVVAADVTRAEDVRRVVDLALSRFGALHGVVHAAGVLRDGLIAGKPAEDVRAVLAPKLAGARHLYAATRDLGLDFLVLCSSTAGAWGNPGQADYACANAFLDGFAEGRPGVVSVGWPAWAEGGMPVDSAGLRRAGLRPMDTPTAVDVLLAAVGSGRPHLVALVGSADRITAEFGPVQEPAAEPAAEPLPEPAAPAVEERTAVAERTPAPDAPDVRDDAIAIVGISGRYPKARDLDEFWANLRTGRDCVTEVPADRWDHRAIHTDTKGLPGRSYGRWGGFVDGVDEFDAAFFHISPNEAAVLDPQERLFLQEAWHAFEEAGHAPSAWRGRDVGVFAGVMYNQYQLYGVRDEPGLVPSSFAASIANRVSYFLDLRGPSIALDTMCSSSLTAIHLAVEAIRRGDCEAALAGGVNLHVHPNKYLLLSQSSFLSTDGRCRAFGAGGDGYVPGEGVGVVLLRPLRDALRDGDHVHAVIRGTTLNHGGRTGGFSVPNPASQAALVARSLADSGVDPAELGYLEAHGTGTSLGDPIELDALERAFDQAGAGRGPWPIGSVKSNIGHLESAAGIAAVSKVVLQFRHRQLVPSLHADPLNPAVDWDGTRFRVQRTTEPWAPRAGGPRTAAISSFGAGGSNAHLVLAEHPAEAFAPAPAEPRLFVLSAKDATRLDTVVEELLAHLERTAAGDAAAALEAILAEVVGFPVDPRDPLAELGLDYPRLAELAHRVEAAFGVRPPIDEGTTPADLAALLAARAPALDPEAIAHTLWAGRDHLDERLAVVATTTAELAEALRAGTGRRGRRRRGAPPVAAGDLRTLADAWVEGAEITLAPPARPRRLSLPGYPFARERHWVETARTAARPPAGAVEPVGLVELADGDVLTARTSRADQPWLADHTVGGSAIVPGAFLVELVLQAGARLGRPRIAELVIQAPLLFDDADLRVTVRPADAAGRRAFDLHARPAGGTWTRHATGALDPAPAEAPAAPPLPDDAEEIDVTGLYRSLTGYGPAFRGLRRAWRSGEAVYADVAVPGDVAVPGGETGPSGETGPGGEPGTYALHPVLLDSALHAVALAGVLDGRRPRLPFAWSGVRVHRPGATAARARVVHLGPDTVELRLTDPAGHPVATVESVVLRPAGAPADPLYRVEWVPVDPPRPERTARYAVVGPDPAGAGEALAASGAEVVRAAELSALADVPPVVVLPVASDGPTGAAARALTRRVLDLVQEWLATERFATARLVLLTTAPDPATAAAWGLARSAQSEHPGRFTLVEADGPTGLPAALASDEPRLSLRDGVVRAARLVRTPAAQADPAPREHGTVLVTGAGGALAGHVVRHLVERHGVRDLLLVSRGGRVPEGLAGLDARVETAACDVADRAALAALLAGRRITTAIHAAGVLHDGVVTALDAERLDAVLRPKADGASHLHELLPDADLVLFSSVAGVLGGPGQGNYAAANAYLDALARHRVAAGGRAVSIAWGPWATDEGMTADRARLARAGIELLPADAALRLLDAAMAGTEPEVTAIRLTPGGSAAVPHLLRALVPPAPGPAGPAGLAGLAGLAAPAGLAGLDPDERRTRLSAVVRGQAAAVLGYADAGAIESDRSFQELGFDSLSSVEFRNRLGDALGLPLEATLVFDHPTPADLVVHLDGRLGGADRSGDLPSLFAAFDRLAAELTAAATDDLARDRAAERVRGLLDQLTPHAAPGPLDPFETATDDEVFALIDAELGSPLPGLEDRTR; encoded by the coding sequence ATGATCGCGTTGGATGGCCTGACCTGCACCGTGGTGGTGCGAGGGGCCGACCCGGTGCTGCGCGACCACCGGGTGCACGGCACCCGGATCCTGCCCGGGGTGTCGTTCCTCGACATGATCTACCGCGTCCTGCTGGCCCACGGGGTCGACACCGAGCGGGTGGAGCTGCGCCGGCTGCTGTTCCGCAACCCGGCGGCGGCCGGGCCGGACTTCGACACCGAGGTGACGATCCGGTTCACCGCCGAGGGCGACGGCTACCGGGTGTCGGCCACCGGCACCCGGCGGCCGTCGGGCGAGGTGGAGCCGCTGTTCGACTGCCGGCTCCTGCTCGACCTGCCGTTCCCCGCGGAGTCGACGGACCTGTCCGCGCTGCGCGCGCGGGCCGCCCGCACCGTCGACATGGCGGAGCTGTACGCGACCGTGCGCCGCACCGGCATCGAGCACGGGGACTTCATGCGGGCCCGCGGCACCCTGCACGTCGGTGCCGGGGAGATGCTGGCGGACCTCTCGCTGAGCCCGCAGGCCGCGGACTACGCCGGGTACTTCCACCTGCACCCGGCCGGACTGGACGCCTCCACGCTGCTGCCGACGGTGTTCGCCACCGGGGACGCGGGCGGCGACCCGCGGCCGTACATCCCGATGCTCATCGAGTCGTTCCGCGCCCGGGGCCCGCTCGGGACCCGCTCGCTGGTGGTCGCGGCCCCGCCCCGCCCGACCGGTGCGGACGGCGACCTGACCACCTGTGACCTGCGCTTCCACGACGAGGACGGACAACTGCGGCTCTGGCTGCGGGGGCTGACGTCCAAGCGGGTCCGGGACGAGGCCGCCATCACCCGGCTGGAGGCCGCCGCGCCGGCCCGGGAGCCGGGCGAGGACGTCGTGCGCCGGCTGCTCGCCGACCGCCTCGGCCAGGCGGACTTCGACGAGGAGGCGGGCTTCTACGAGCTGGGCCTGGACTCCTCGGCCCTGCTGGGCGTCGCCGCGGACCTGGAGGGCGCGTTCGGCCGGGACTTCTCGCCGACCCTGCTGTTCGAGTACAACACCTTCGCGGCCCTGGCCGAGCACCTGCGGGAGTTCGAGCCGGTGGCGGCCCCGGCCGCCCCGACGGCGCAGGCCGCTCCCGCGGCGGAGCCACCGGTCGAGGAGCCGCCCGCCGAGGTGGTCTGGTTCGCGCCGCAGTGGCGGGCGGCGCCGCTGCCCGCGGCCGCGCCGCCGTCCGCCGTGCTGGCCGTCGACGCGGCCACCGCCCACGACTGGCCGGCCCTGCTCGCGGGCTCCGACGCCGCGGACGTGCTCTGGACCCCCGCCGACCCGCAGGACCTCGCGGCCGAGGCGGTGGCGCTGACCGGGTTCGCCGCGGCCCTGCTGCGCGCCCGCCGAGGGCCGGTCCGCCTCGCCCTCCACCTCGCCGCCGACGCACCCGTCGCGGCCGTCACGGCCCTGTTCCGGACCCTGCGCCGGGAGCAGCCGGACGTGCGGGCCGGCGTGGTGCGCTCCCCGTCCGCGGCCGACGCGCTGGCGGAGCTCGCCGCGGGTGTCCCGGACCCGGACGTGCGGTACGCCGGCGGGCGGCGCGAGGTCCGGGACGTCCGGCCGGTGCCGGCGCCGGACCGCCCCGCGCAGCTGCGCGACCGGGGCGTCTACCTGATCACCGGCGGACTCGGCGGGGCCGGCCTGGCCCTGGCCCGCCACCTGGCCCGGACCGTCCGGGCCCGCCTGGTGCTCTGCGGGCGCTCCGCCGCGGACCCGTCGGTGAGCGCCGACCTGACCGCCCTCGGGGCGGAGGTCGCCGTGGTGGCGGCCGACGTCACCCGGGCCGAGGACGTCCGCCGGGTCGTCGACCTGGCGCTGTCCAGGTTCGGCGCGCTGCACGGCGTGGTCCACGCCGCGGGCGTGCTGCGGGACGGTCTGATCGCGGGCAAGCCCGCCGAGGACGTCCGCGCGGTGCTCGCGCCCAAGCTCGCCGGCGCCCGCCACCTGTACGCGGCGACCCGGGACCTCGGGCTGGACTTCCTGGTGCTCTGCTCCTCCACGGCGGGGGCGTGGGGCAACCCCGGCCAGGCCGACTACGCCTGCGCCAACGCCTTCCTGGACGGCTTCGCCGAGGGGCGGCCGGGCGTGGTCTCGGTCGGCTGGCCGGCCTGGGCCGAAGGCGGGATGCCGGTCGACAGCGCCGGGCTGCGGCGGGCGGGCCTGCGGCCGATGGACACCCCGACCGCCGTGGACGTCCTGCTGGCGGCGGTCGGCAGCGGCCGCCCGCACCTGGTCGCCCTCGTCGGGTCGGCGGACCGGATCACCGCCGAGTTCGGTCCCGTGCAGGAGCCGGCCGCCGAGCCGGCCGCCGAGCCCCTCCCCGAGCCGGCCGCCCCCGCCGTCGAGGAGCGCACCGCCGTCGCGGAGCGCACCCCCGCCCCGGACGCCCCGGACGTCCGGGACGACGCGATCGCCATCGTCGGGATCAGCGGGCGCTACCCGAAGGCCCGCGACCTCGACGAGTTCTGGGCGAACCTGCGCACCGGCCGCGACTGCGTCACCGAGGTGCCCGCCGACCGCTGGGACCACCGGGCGATCCACACCGACACCAAGGGCCTGCCCGGCCGCTCGTACGGCCGCTGGGGCGGTTTCGTCGACGGCGTCGACGAGTTCGACGCCGCGTTCTTCCACATCTCGCCGAACGAGGCCGCCGTCCTGGACCCGCAGGAGCGGCTGTTCCTCCAGGAGGCGTGGCACGCGTTCGAGGAGGCCGGCCACGCGCCCTCCGCCTGGCGGGGCCGGGACGTCGGGGTGTTCGCCGGGGTGATGTACAACCAGTACCAGCTGTACGGGGTCCGGGACGAACCCGGCCTGGTGCCCTCCTCGTTCGCCGCCTCGATCGCCAACCGCGTCTCGTACTTCCTCGACCTGCGCGGACCGAGCATCGCCCTCGACACCATGTGCTCGTCGTCCCTGACGGCGATCCACCTCGCCGTCGAGGCGATCCGGCGCGGCGACTGCGAGGCGGCGCTGGCCGGCGGCGTCAACCTGCACGTCCACCCCAACAAGTACCTGCTGCTCAGCCAGTCGTCCTTCCTGTCCACCGACGGCCGCTGCCGGGCCTTCGGGGCCGGCGGCGACGGCTACGTGCCCGGCGAGGGCGTCGGGGTGGTGCTGCTGCGCCCGCTGCGCGACGCGCTGCGCGACGGCGACCACGTGCACGCCGTCATCCGCGGCACCACCCTCAACCACGGCGGCCGCACCGGCGGCTTCTCGGTGCCCAACCCGGCCTCCCAGGCCGCGCTGGTCGCCCGGTCGCTGGCGGACTCCGGCGTGGACCCGGCCGAGCTCGGCTACCTGGAGGCGCACGGCACCGGGACCAGCCTCGGCGACCCGATCGAACTCGACGCCCTGGAGCGGGCGTTCGACCAGGCCGGCGCGGGGCGCGGCCCCTGGCCGATCGGCTCCGTCAAGTCGAACATCGGCCACCTGGAGTCGGCCGCCGGCATCGCCGCCGTCAGCAAGGTCGTGCTCCAGTTCCGGCACCGGCAACTGGTGCCCTCCCTGCACGCCGACCCGCTCAACCCCGCCGTGGACTGGGACGGCACGCGCTTCCGGGTGCAGCGGACCACCGAGCCGTGGGCACCGCGCGCGGGCGGGCCGCGCACGGCGGCGATCAGCTCCTTCGGCGCGGGCGGCTCCAACGCCCACCTGGTGCTCGCCGAGCACCCCGCCGAGGCGTTCGCGCCGGCCCCGGCCGAACCCCGGCTCTTCGTGCTCTCCGCCAAGGACGCCACCCGGCTCGACACCGTGGTCGAGGAGCTGCTCGCCCACCTGGAGCGCACGGCCGCCGGGGACGCCGCGGCGGCGCTGGAGGCGATCCTGGCCGAGGTGGTCGGCTTCCCGGTCGACCCGCGCGATCCGCTGGCCGAACTCGGCCTCGACTACCCGCGGCTGGCCGAACTCGCGCACCGCGTCGAGGCGGCCTTCGGCGTCCGGCCGCCGATCGACGAGGGGACCACCCCCGCCGACCTGGCCGCCCTGCTCGCGGCGCGGGCCCCCGCGCTGGACCCGGAGGCGATCGCCCACACCCTCTGGGCCGGCCGCGACCACCTGGACGAGCGGCTGGCCGTCGTCGCCACCACCACCGCCGAACTCGCCGAGGCCCTGCGCGCCGGGACCGGCCGTCGCGGCCGCCGCCGGCGCGGCGCGCCGCCCGTCGCGGCCGGCGACCTGCGGACCCTCGCCGACGCCTGGGTCGAGGGCGCCGAGATCACCCTCGCCCCGCCCGCGCGCCCGCGCCGGCTCTCGCTGCCCGGCTACCCGTTCGCCCGCGAGCGCCACTGGGTGGAGACCGCCCGCACGGCCGCCCGCCCACCGGCCGGGGCGGTCGAACCGGTCGGACTGGTCGAACTGGCCGACGGGGACGTGCTCACCGCCCGGACGTCCCGGGCGGACCAGCCCTGGCTGGCCGACCACACCGTGGGGGGCAGCGCCATCGTCCCGGGCGCCTTCCTCGTCGAACTGGTCCTGCAGGCCGGGGCCCGGCTCGGCCGCCCCCGGATCGCCGAGCTGGTGATCCAGGCCCCGCTCCTGTTCGACGACGCCGACCTGCGGGTCACCGTCCGGCCCGCCGACGCGGCCGGCCGGCGCGCGTTCGACCTGCACGCCCGCCCGGCCGGCGGCACCTGGACCCGGCACGCCACCGGCGCCCTCGACCCCGCCCCCGCCGAAGCCCCGGCCGCCCCGCCGCTGCCCGACGACGCCGAGGAGATCGACGTCACCGGGCTCTACCGGAGCCTGACCGGGTACGGACCGGCCTTCCGGGGACTGCGCCGGGCCTGGCGCTCCGGCGAGGCCGTGTACGCCGACGTGGCCGTGCCGGGCGACGTGGCCGTGCCGGGCGGGGAGACCGGGCCCAGTGGGGAGACCGGGCCGGGCGGGGAGCCCGGCACGTACGCCCTGCACCCGGTGCTGCTCGACTCCGCCCTGCACGCGGTGGCGCTGGCCGGCGTCCTCGACGGCCGCCGCCCGCGGCTGCCGTTCGCCTGGTCGGGCGTCCGGGTGCACCGCCCCGGGGCGACGGCCGCCCGGGCCAGGGTCGTCCACCTGGGCCCCGACACCGTCGAGCTGCGGCTCACCGACCCGGCCGGCCACCCGGTCGCGACCGTCGAGTCGGTCGTGCTGCGCCCGGCCGGCGCCCCGGCCGACCCGCTGTACCGGGTCGAGTGGGTCCCGGTCGACCCGCCCCGGCCGGAGCGGACCGCCCGCTACGCGGTGGTCGGCCCCGACCCGGCCGGGGCCGGGGAAGCCCTGGCCGCGTCCGGCGCCGAGGTCGTCCGGGCGGCGGAACTGTCCGCGCTGGCGGACGTGCCGCCGGTGGTCGTGTTGCCCGTCGCCTCGGACGGGCCGACCGGCGCCGCCGCCCGCGCGCTCACCCGGCGGGTGCTCGACCTGGTCCAGGAGTGGCTGGCGACCGAGCGGTTCGCCACCGCCCGGCTCGTCCTGCTCACCACCGCGCCGGACCCGGCCACCGCCGCCGCCTGGGGCCTGGCGCGTTCGGCGCAGTCCGAGCACCCCGGCCGGTTCACCCTGGTCGAGGCCGACGGCCCCACCGGCCTGCCGGCCGCCCTGGCCTCCGACGAGCCCCGGCTGTCCCTGCGCGACGGCGTCGTCCGGGCGGCCCGCCTGGTCCGGACGCCCGCCGCGCAGGCCGACCCCGCGCCGCGCGAGCACGGCACCGTCCTGGTCACCGGCGCCGGCGGCGCGCTGGCCGGCCACGTCGTCCGGCACCTGGTCGAGCGGCACGGGGTCCGGGACCTCCTGCTGGTCAGCCGCGGCGGCCGGGTCCCGGAGGGCCTGGCCGGCCTCGACGCCCGCGTCGAGACCGCCGCCTGCGACGTCGCCGACCGCGCCGCGCTCGCCGCGCTGCTGGCCGGACGGAGGATCACCACCGCGATCCACGCCGCCGGCGTGCTCCACGACGGGGTGGTCACCGCCCTCGACGCCGAGCGCCTCGACGCCGTGCTGCGCCCCAAGGCCGACGGCGCCAGCCACCTGCACGAACTGCTGCCCGACGCCGACCTGGTGCTCTTCTCCTCGGTGGCCGGCGTCCTCGGCGGCCCCGGCCAGGGCAACTACGCCGCGGCCAACGCCTACCTGGACGCCCTCGCCCGGCACCGGGTCGCGGCCGGCGGCCGCGCCGTCTCGATCGCCTGGGGCCCCTGGGCGACGGACGAGGGCATGACCGCCGACCGCGCCCGGCTCGCCCGGGCCGGCATCGAACTGCTGCCGGCGGACGCCGCGCTGCGCCTGCTCGACGCCGCCATGGCCGGAACCGAACCGGAGGTGACCGCGATCCGCCTCACCCCCGGCGGGTCCGCCGCCGTCCCGCACCTGCTGCGCGCGCTCGTCCCGCCCGCGCCCGGGCCGGCCGGCCCCGCCGGGCTCGCCGGGCTCGCCGGGCTCGCCGCCCCCGCCGGGCTCGCCGGGCTCGACCCGGACGAGCGGCGCACCCGCCTGTCGGCCGTCGTCCGCGGCCAGGCCGCCGCCGTGCTCGGCTACGCCGACGCCGGGGCGATCGAGTCCGACCGCTCCTTCCAGGAACTCGGCTTCGACTCGCTGAGCTCGGTGGAGTTCCGCAACCGGCTCGGCGACGCGCTCGGCCTGCCCCTGGAGGCCACCCTGGTCTTCGACCACCCCACCCCGGCCGACCTGGTCGTCCACCTCGACGGGCGGCTCGGCGGCGCGGACCGCTCGGGCGACCTGCCGTCCCTGTTCGCGGCCTTCGACCGGCTGGCCGCCGAGCTCACCGCCGCCGCCACCGACGACCTCGCCCGCGACCGGGCCGCCGAGCGCGTCCGCGGCCTGCTCGACCAGCTGACGCCGCACGCCGCGCCCGGACCGCTCGACCCCTTCGAGACCGCGACCGACGACGAGGTCTTCGCCCTGATCGACGCCGAGCTCGGCAGCCCGCTGCCGGGACTGGAGGACCGTACCCGATGA